The window GGTCTGCTCGGCGAGTGGCGTGTCCGCGGTGAGGCGGGCGACGATGTTGACGAGTGCGTACACCGCTGACTGGCCCAGGCTGAGCCCGAGCACTATCCAGATCTCGGCGGCGACGCGACGCTTGGTAGGCACGGCCCCGTTATAGCAGCCCCTGCTGGGCGGGGCTCAGCCGCGGCGGGAGGCCCGCAGGACGAACGCCGTCAGGTCCGCGGACTGGGCCAGCCGCGACTCCCGGTGGATGTACATCATGTGGCCCGCCGGGTAGACGCGGGTCTCGATCCGCTCCCGGTACGACGCCGGCACCTGCATCTGGTCCAGGCTGTACTCGGTCGCCTCGACCGGGCATCCGCCGTCGTAGCGGCCCAGTGCGACGTAGACCTCCAGGTGCTCGTTGGTGATCATCGCCTCGGACAGCCGGTCGGCGACGTCGATGGCCTTGCCCTCGAACTCCTTGTACGACCACGGGTGCACGGCCGCCGACAGCGTCTCGTAGACGGCGTCGTGCCCGTACCCCAGCTCGCCGCGCACATAGTGCTGCAGCGCCGCCGAGTACGGGCCCGTGGTCGCGTTCATGAACGGGTCGTACGGCATCTGCTCCCGGATGTAGTTGTCGGCCGGCCCGGTGAACCGGGTGTCCAGCCGGCCGGTCACGAGGCGCCTGCTACGCAGCAGCTCGGCGTACACCCGGGTGTGCTCCAGCCGCAGGTTGGCGCGGTCGACGTAGTCCTCGTCCAGGCCGGACAGGCGGGCGACCGTCGCGACCACCTCGGCCCGTTCCTCGCCGGTGAGGCGGTTGCCGCGGGCCAGCGCGGCCCGGTACGTGTCGGTGTACGCGCGGGCCTCGCCGACGACGTCGTCCAGCGACCGCTCGCCGTGCAGCCCGTGGTAGTGCGCGGTGGCGGCGTAGACCGGCAGGAACAACGGGTCCGGCAGCGTGGAGAGCTCGGACTCGTAGAGCGTCTCCATGTTGAGCGCCGGGGCGACGAGCATCACGCCGTTGAGGAACATGCCGAACCGGGCCTGCAGATACTGGGCCAGGGCCGCGCCGCGCGTGCCCCCGTAGGACTCGCCGATGAGGAACTTGGGGCTCATCCACCGGTCGTTGCGGCTCGTCCACAGGCGGATGACCTCGCCGACGGACTCGATGTCGCCCGTGAACCCGTGGAACGGCGTGGCCTGCTCGCCCTCCGCTGCGCGCGAGAAACCGGTGGAGACCGGATCGATGAACACGAGGTCGGACACCCGCAGGAGGGTCTCGGGGTTGTCGACCAGCCCGTACGGCGGCGGGGTCAGGTTCCCGACGTCTCCGGTGTCGACGAGCCGCGGGCCCAGCAGGCCGAGGTGCAGGAACACGCTGGCGGCACCCGGGCCCCCGTTGAACGAGAACGTCACCGGGCGCTGCGTCACGTCCGCCTCGTCCAGCGTGTAGTACGTGATCGAGACCTCGGCCTTGACCTTGCGACCGTCGTACTTCTCGTCCTTGACGACCTCCTGGCGCAGCACGATCCGGCCGGTCGTAGCGGTGTACGCCAGGTCGCCGTCCGGGGTGTGCAGCGTGTGGTGGGTGGTGACGAGGTCGTCGACGGGCTCGGGCTTCTTCGCGGGGGTCCGGGCGCCGGGCGCCGGAGCTGTGGCCTCGGGCTGGTCGGTGCTGGTGTTCTTCTCGTCGGTCACGTCCGGAACCTATCGCGACCGGTGCCTGGAGCCCCAGATAAAAGGGGTTGCGCCGGGACCTTCAGTACCGGCAAACTAGTTTGTATTGCAAACCAGTTTGAGAGGCGAGGCACCCACCATGGCGAGCGACCCGACGTCGGACAGACCTGTGGAACCGAGCGAGCCCGCAGGGCTCAGCCCTGCTGAGACGCTGCGCCTGATCCGGGAGCAGCAGGAGGCGACCCGGGACGCCGTCGAACCTGACGGCCGCCTGCTGTTCGGCGTCTGGGGGATCGCCTGGCTCATCGGGTACCTGGCGATGTGGGTCAGCGCCCGCGACGCCGGCATCGCCGAGGGCTGGTCCGGCTGGGTGTTCGCCGGGTGCCTCGTCGGAGCCATGACGTTCACGATCGTGCACAGCATCACGCGGACCTCCGGCACCCGCGGCAAGAGCGCTCGGATCGGCGCCGTCTACGGGTGGACCTGGTTCCTCGCGTTCATGGCCTTCGGCGTCATGCTGGGCGCCATGGCCGACGCCGGTGCGTCGCCTCAGGTGATGGCGGTCGCCGCCAACGGGTTCGCCAGCCTGATCGTCGGCCTGATGTACATCGCCGGCGGCCTGCTGTTCGACGCCTACCAGATGTCCGCCGTCGGCGGCTGGATGCTGATCACCGCCGTGCTCGCCGCGTTCGCGGGCATGCCGAACACCTACCTCGTGATGGCCGCGGCGGGCGGCGGCGGATTCCTCGTCATGGCCGCGGTGGAGCAGGTGCTTCGCTCCCGACGACGATCGTCCGGTCCAGCCGCGCGGGCGCACGGTGGTGGGCCGGATGCCTGAGGAGCTCGACCCCGTCATCCATGCGCCCGCGCGCCTGCGCGTCGTCGCCTCGCTCGCCGCGATGGGCCGCGGCGACGAGGTGGCGTTCCCCAAGCTGCGCAAGCTGCTCGACATGACCGCCGGAAACCTCTCGACGCACGTACGCAAGCTCGA is drawn from Promicromonospora sp. Populi and contains these coding sequences:
- a CDS encoding S10 family peptidase is translated as MTDEKNTSTDQPEATAPAPGARTPAKKPEPVDDLVTTHHTLHTPDGDLAYTATTGRIVLRQEVVKDEKYDGRKVKAEVSITYYTLDEADVTQRPVTFSFNGGPGAASVFLHLGLLGPRLVDTGDVGNLTPPPYGLVDNPETLLRVSDLVFIDPVSTGFSRAAEGEQATPFHGFTGDIESVGEVIRLWTSRNDRWMSPKFLIGESYGGTRGAALAQYLQARFGMFLNGVMLVAPALNMETLYESELSTLPDPLFLPVYAATAHYHGLHGERSLDDVVGEARAYTDTYRAALARGNRLTGEERAEVVATVARLSGLDEDYVDRANLRLEHTRVYAELLRSRRLVTGRLDTRFTGPADNYIREQMPYDPFMNATTGPYSAALQHYVRGELGYGHDAVYETLSAAVHPWSYKEFEGKAIDVADRLSEAMITNEHLEVYVALGRYDGGCPVEATEYSLDQMQVPASYRERIETRVYPAGHMMYIHRESRLAQSADLTAFVLRASRRG
- a CDS encoding transcriptional regulator, with product MPEELDPVIHAPARLRVVASLAAMGRGDEVAFPKLRKLLDMTAGNLSTHVRKLEDAGYVRVTKTHEGRMPATYLALTDTGRTAFADYQAALMELLNGAQT